DNA sequence from the Pedobacter schmidteae genome:
TATATTGGATGGTTTTGAGACCTCGGTAGAACGGATTTTCGATTTGGATATGAACACAGTGGAGTCGTTAACCATTTTGAAAGATGCTTCAGCAAAAGCCTTATATGGATCGAAAGCAGCCAATGGGGTGGTTATTATTGAAAGTAAAAAACTGAATTCATCGAAACCCAGAATTACCTATACCGGTAGTTTAGATGTGACTATGCCAGATTTGTCCAGTTATAATCTGGTTTCTGCATTAGAGAAACTCGACGTTGAATTTCGCGAAGGATTGTATCCGGAGTCTGAACCGCAAGCCATACAAAAATATTATGGTTTGCGTAAACAGGTATTGGGTGGCCTAGACACCTATTGGTTATCTAAGCCTGTTCGCATGGGGTATGGACAAAAGCATGCAATTAGTGTGGATCTCGGAAAAGATGAATTGAGGACAAATGTCAATCTTTCTCATTATGACAATGTGGGTGTAATGCAGGGCTCGGGCCGGAAAACTTTGAGTGGAGATATCAATATCTTATACTTGTTAAAGAAGTTTCGTCTGCAGAACCGGTTGAATCTGGTTCAAAATAATGCCTCAGATTCGCCATATGGTTCCTTTGATACTTATACGAGGTTAAACTCCTATCTGAATCCTTATGATCAGTTTGGCAATATGAGAATTGTACTGGAAAATGGTGCACAGAACCCTTTAAACGATGGTCGAATTCCAACCTCACTGACTTCCAAATATTTTGAAGTCACCAATAATTTCGAAGCAGAGTATCAGATTTTGACAGGTTTTAAGGCAAGGGCACGTTTTGGTATTGCCAGAAAAAACAACAATGCCGACCGCTATTACCCGGCTACCCATTCTAACTTTGTAAGTTACAAGGAAGAAGATGCCTTTAGAAAAGGACAATATGAAGCCAATTATGGTAATAAAAACACCTATTCGGGTGATTTTTATTTAAACTACAATACGATTATTAAAAAGAATCATAATGTGTTTATAACCAGTGGTATAAATTTGTCTGAAAACCAGTTTCGTGAAGAGGTGAATTATGCCGAGGGATTTCCGTCAGCCTATATGAACGACATCATGTTTGCTTATCAGTATAACGCGAAAAGGATGCGTCCGGGTGGTTTAAGTGGTTTTACCAGAGAGTTGGGCTTATTGAGTATGCTTTCCTATACTTATCAGGACCGTTACTTGTTTGATGGGACATTTCGTTTAAATGCCTCCTCCATGTTTGGAAATGATAACCTGGTTGCACCATTCTGGAGTTTGGGATTGGGATGGAATGTACACAAGGAAGCTTTCTTAAAGAACTTTGAAGGTGTCAGACAGCTGAAAATCAGAGGCTCACTGGGCTCAACAGGTAATCAGAACTTCTTAACTAACAAATCGCTTACGGTTAATAAATATTATTTAGAAGATCGTTATGCTTCGCAAATCGGGTCCTATGCGGCTAATATGGAGAACCCACAGCTGAAATGGGAAGAGAAAATGGATTACAATGTGGGTTTTGATGCGGACTTATATGGTTTAAACATAAAGCTGGATGTTTACAAAGCAATAACGCAAAACATGGTTACGAGCGTAGCTTCCGCGCCCTCAACCGGTTTCACCAACGTATCTGATAACCTGGGGAAAGTAGAAAATAAGGGGTTTGAACTGGCCCTGGCCTATACTTTATTCCAAAACAAAAATGGCTTTTTCAGGGTAAATGCCGCAACTACCTATAATAAAAATATCATTTTAGAAATTTCTGAAGCGATGCGGACATTCAACCAAAAGCAATTGGCCGCAATGAACGTGAGAAACAACTCTTTTCTTCCAGAAAGCAGTACTAATCCTACCATTATGTATTATGATGGTTTGGCAATGAATACCATATGGGCTGTGCCGTCGTATGGTATTGATCCGGCTACAGGTATAGAATTATTGAAGGGCAAGGATGGGCAGGCAACTTATATCTGGAAAGCCAGTGACATGGTTCCTTCGGGTATATCAGTACCAGCCTGGCGCGGGAATATTGGATTTAACGGGGAATATAAAGGGATAGGATTGAGCATCATCTGTACTTACCAGGCAGGTGGGCAGTTGTATAATTCTACCTTATTAAATAAAGTAGAGAATGTGGATATCGCTTCTAACTTTGACCGTCGCGTATTGACCGAAAGATGGATGAATCCGGGAGAGATAGTACAATATAAACGAAATACCGGATCTACTCCATATGATATGAGAGATGGAACTTATATTTTTACCTCTAGTCCATGGCGTCAGGAGTTAACTCGTCCTACCCAGCGTTTTGTACAAAATCAAAACGAAATAAATATTTCATCAATAAGTCTTTCCTACGATTTTAACAGAAAATGGTTGGCTCCTTTAGGTTTGGAAAGATTAAGGGTTTTTGCGTTTATGAATGATGTGACCAAATTCTCGACCATAGGTATTGAGCGGGGGACGACTTATCCATTTGCCAGAACGATGTCTTTTAAACTGGCTGCCACTTTTTAGATGAGTACCCAGGTAAATATTTCAATTTAGATTATAAAGAAATGAAAACGAAATACTTAATTATACTATGCTCACTGTTTGTGATCTTCAGCATTTCATCTTGTAAGAAATGGCTGGATGTAAGTTCAAATACGGAGATTGTAAGTGAACAACAATTTAGCGATGTAACGGGGTTTAGAGATGCCGTAGTGGGTGTATATGTTAAAATGGCGAAGCCCGACATGTATGCAATGGAAATGACCTGGCGGACGGTTGAGTTTCTTTCCCAGCAGTATGCGGTAGTTTCTGGTGCCCCCGATTTGAACGTACCTAAATACCTGTGGACGACAAGCCCCTTACCAGCTAAAAGGGAAAGCATTTGGCTGGCCACTTACAGTACCATCGCAAATATTAATCAGGTTTTAAAATACCAGGCCAAGAATAGAAGTGTTTTTGCACAGTACCCCATTACAGATTCCTTGATTAGGGGTGAAATGTTAGGATTAAGGGCATTTTTGCATCTCGACCTCATGCGTTTATACGGAAAGGGAAATTTGGGGAACAGACCGGAATTGCAAAATGCATTGGCCATTCCTTATGTCACTGACTTTAGCAGGGTTCCCACGTCGCAACGTAGTTATAAGGAAACCATGGCATTGATGAAGCAGGACATTGAAGAAGCCATAAGGTATCTGGAATGTGATCCATTAAGTAGGTTGAGAGGTACCAATGTTAATTATTGGGCACAGGAGGCGGCTAATGGATTTATTTCAACCAGTTCAAGTGGAACAGCCAATCCTAATCGTAAAATGCGCATGAACTATTGGGCTGCAAAGGCCTTGTATGCGCGTATTTTGATGTGGGAAGGAACTTCTGAAAGCAAAGCCCAGGCATTAAAAGTAGCGCTGGAAGTAATTGGGCAACCTTCAGGAAATGGAATAGGAATTGGTCCTGGCGCTTACTATTCATGGGTAACTTCGTCTGGTATTAATGGACCATTTTGGTATTCAAGTGATTTGTCGTTTGTGAACGAGCATTTATTTACGCTGCAGGTAGAAAAGTTTTTGGCCATTCAGGAGACCTCTTCCTATAACTACAACTGGTTTTATAGTGGATCTCCTAACAATCAATATTCTGTGGTGTTTTTGAGCACTGCACGAAGAAACACGGTGTTTGAGGCAGGTACAAGTTTAATAGATGTTGATTGGCGCGCTACGAAAGGACTTTTTGCCGATGGATCGGGACTTACCAATTGGACCATAGCCAAGTTCTATAATAAATTAGAGACTCCTGCTACTTATAGTAAGCGTATGCCTTTGATCCGGATTTCTGAAATGTACTATATAGCTGCTGAGTGTTTTTTAGAACCAGGTGCCAATTACGATAAATCAAAAGCCTTGGCTGCCCTTAACAAAGTAAGAAACCAGCGAAATATTCCTGCATCGCTTGATTTAAGTGCCAGTTTGAGTGATGTTAAAATCAGGGAAGAGATTACAAAGGAATATATGAAAGAGTTCATTGCCGAAGGACAATTGTTCTATTATTATAAGCGGCAAGGAGCCCGGTTTATACCTGGCTTTGCAGAAGAGATGACAGATGTTCAGTATCAGATGCCTATGCCGGATTCGGAGGTTGCAAATGGTGGTGTTCGTGTAAATTAAAGATAAAGTATACAGTTATGAATAAGATCAAAGGAATTTTAGTGCTGGGATTGCTCACACTTATTTCGTTAAATAGTTGTAAAAAAGAGGAAATTCAATATTTCACTGGAGATAACTCGGCAAATTTTTGGATTCACTCGCTTAATCACTCTTTGTTTGGGGCCAGTTCGGCTCAGTTGCCACAAGATACTGTGGTGCTGAACTTATCCATCGTTGGTAAAATGGCCAATTATGACAGGGTGGTTAAAGCGGTAGCAGATGAAGACCCTGTGGGTACGCCCGAAGACAGCCGTTTGACTACGGCTACGCCAGATCAGTATAAAATATTAGATGGTATTATACCTGCCAACAAACTGAAAGGAGAGATACGGGTAGTGGTTAAAAACGACGATATACTGGCCACAAAGGCCGATCTGAAGCTGAGGATTAAAATGGTAGAGAATAAAGATTTTAAGGTGGGGTTGAAAGAAAATTACTATTTGAACTTAAAGTGGTCACGTTTGATTTTGCAGCCCTCAACCTGGAGCGGTATGCGGTTTTTCTTTTGCGCCACTTACAGTACTCAGGTCTATAAAATATTTATGGAGGTGACCGGACTGAAACAGTTTTATTATTATGAAGGTTTAGTTTCTTCAGCAGAAGGGAGTGTCATGGGGACAAACTTCGCCAAAAGAGTACGGGAGTTGAGCCAACAACAAGGTTCGCCATTGTTGCATGATGATGGGCCGAGTAAAGGATTGCCGATCATACCTATTTATTAATCATTAAACATTAAGCAATGAGAAAGCTGTTAAATATATTGGGCTGTTTGGCCATGACAACCATAGTGTTCATTTCCTGCGATTTTAAAGATAAGGGATTGCTGGAGGTTAGCCCCATAAGTGATATCCTGATTGACACTACCGGAATTCCTGCTACACAGTCGCTGGATCGCGGAGATGAATTGATCATAAAACCTAAAATCTCGAGAGCGGGAGTGAAGGAAGGAGATCTTTCATATGAATGGCGAATTACCAAAAGACCGGGAAATGCGCTTGCGGATTATGATTTAATTGGAAAAGAAGAGCACCTTAAGGCAGTCATTACCCTGGCACCTTCTACTGATGCTTATATGTTATGGTTGCGTGTTACTGATAAAAGTACCGGTTTAATCAGTGGACTTACCTGGCCGGTTGTTGTTGAAACTCCGGTAAACCAGGGTCTTGTTGTGGCAGATTCTGATGACGGTGTAAATTCTGATTTATCTGTTATCCAGGATACTATATTTACGTTTAACTGGTATGTGAATATCAATGCTACACCAATTGTAAGAAAGCCAACACTGATACGGAAGAACGAATTTTCGAGGGTACATAAAAGAAAATTTAAGGGCATTATCAATTCCCTGTTTGCACAAAGACTATATTTTGAGGGGATTTATCGCAATTTCCTTCATGGGGCATCCAGGACAGATGCGTTTCGTATCAATACGATTGATTATTCAATTTTAGCTGAAGGGAAACAGTTGTTTTATGATCCTACAGTGGTGTTAAATATAGATCGATATTTCGTGAATGTTGGAAAGGGGATCATCATGAATTCCAATAAGGTATGCGCCAGAGAAACCGAACGCAATACGGATATCGGTTATGCTAAATTTGGAATTCCTAAGCCTGGTGACTATAAGGCCAATAAACACATTGCTGTGCATCCTACGCTTGGTTCCAACGCTATTTTTTACGATGAAGGTTTAGGGAAGTTCCTGATGATCGGGTCTTATTATGAGACTAATAATAAGCCACAGGAAGGAGGGGTGGAAACCTTGCCCTTTGCACCCCGTAATTTGCCCGGATATACTGTTTTAGGAGGTGGTATTGGTAATTTGGCAGAGGTTCGTTTTGTGCTGAAAAAGGAAGATTATTATGGTGTATTTACCTTAACCAGTGCCGGGGTTCCAAGAAGGGTACTAGATATTAGTAATGCACCGGATATTAAAAATGCCGTTAGTTTTGTATTTCCCAGTGATCAGGCCGTAATTTATTATGCAACGGCGAGCCAGGTCTATTCTATCCGTATTCCGCAGGGAAGTGCACCAACATATACGCATTTATACAGTAGCCCGGAACCCATTACCATGCTCGAAATGTTGCGCCGTTCGGGTTCAAGAACAGTACAGTATACCGAACGCTGTTTACTAGCCATTACCTATAATGGCAATGAAGGCAAGGTTACTACGCTGCCTATCCCAAGTAGTGGCCTTGATTTAGGAATAATTGACCTAAGCCGCTCTGCAGTTTTCGGAGGGTTTAAAAAAATATCTGCCGTAGCTGTGCAGGAATAACAATCGACCTAATTTGCCACACAAGCTATTTTTTAAAATACTTAATAAAATATAAACAACTGATAAACAAAATGAAGAAAACAATTTTAATCGCAATAATGTCTGTACCAGGCGTGGTTTGGGCACAAAAGAACAACTTCAGTATCGAAGGTAAAGTGGCCAACCCGGCAAAGGAAGCCAAAGCCTATTTATCGTACAGGGCCGAAGGACAAAGTGTAATCGATTCAACGGAATTAAAGGCAGGTAAATTTACTTTTTCGGGGCAAGTTTCGGCACCTACATCGGTAACCGTAACACTTGCTCATAATGGCCGGGGAAGGCGCGAGGCCATGAAAAGTCCGGATAGTTATGTATTATATGTGGAGAAAGGGCTAAGCACATTAACGACAACCGATTCCCTGAAAAAATCAACTGTTGCCGGGGAAAAACTGGGTGTGGATTATGCAAAATATAGTCAGCTGATAGCTAAGCAGGCAGAGGGGCTGGCCAAATTAGATAAGGAATGGTCGGCCGCAAGTGATCAGGAAAGAAAGGACGGAAAATTAGCAGAGAAATTAAGAGGTATTGCTAAGGGGCTTAACGAAGAAAAACAACTGATTCAAAACAAATACATTCAGAATAATCCGGGGTCTTATTCCAGCTTATTGGCCTTGCAGGATATAGCAGGTTCGCGTATTGATGTAGCAAAAGTAGAACCGGTGTTTAATAAACTATCTGAGCAGGTAAGAAACGGAGCAGGAGGAAAAGCATTTGCGAAAAAAATAGCGACCGCAAAAGCGACCAGCATTGGCGCTATGGCACCCGATTTTACACAAAATGATGTAAATGATAAGCCTGTGAAGTTATCTGATTTTAAGGGGAAGTATGTGCTTCTTGATTTTTGGGCATCATGGTGTGGCCCGTGCCGCGCAGAAAACCCTAATGTTGTAGCTGCATTTCATAAGTTTAAGGATAAGAACTTTACGGTGTTGGGGGTATCACTAGATCAACCGGGTAGAAAGGAAGACTGGTTAAATGCCATTAAGAAAG
Encoded proteins:
- a CDS encoding SusC/RagA family TonB-linked outer membrane protein, coding for MKLIVIFLTTFLVQVHASVLGQRVSLNERNVSLQYVIDKIRLQTGYDFLVLDYKLVNNAGNVTIQVKDLPLEEVLNRLLIQRNLSYSIKDASIVIKERVFESVQLVTVKGKVTDDEGRDLRGVSVALKGTRSGTSTNEKGEFTILVPKLGDVLVFTFVGMQRQEVSVKRTNELLKVVMKTDVASINEVVVTGVRNVRQESYTGSATTVKGEDLRRVGNINIFQSLKNLDPTINIKESLSMGSNPNAMPDMNIRGGTSFDDVVAGSDNLKGNYQNKPNQPLFILDGFETSVERIFDLDMNTVESLTILKDASAKALYGSKAANGVVIIESKKLNSSKPRITYTGSLDVTMPDLSSYNLVSALEKLDVEFREGLYPESEPQAIQKYYGLRKQVLGGLDTYWLSKPVRMGYGQKHAISVDLGKDELRTNVNLSHYDNVGVMQGSGRKTLSGDINILYLLKKFRLQNRLNLVQNNASDSPYGSFDTYTRLNSYLNPYDQFGNMRIVLENGAQNPLNDGRIPTSLTSKYFEVTNNFEAEYQILTGFKARARFGIARKNNNADRYYPATHSNFVSYKEEDAFRKGQYEANYGNKNTYSGDFYLNYNTIIKKNHNVFITSGINLSENQFREEVNYAEGFPSAYMNDIMFAYQYNAKRMRPGGLSGFTRELGLLSMLSYTYQDRYLFDGTFRLNASSMFGNDNLVAPFWSLGLGWNVHKEAFLKNFEGVRQLKIRGSLGSTGNQNFLTNKSLTVNKYYLEDRYASQIGSYAANMENPQLKWEEKMDYNVGFDADLYGLNIKLDVYKAITQNMVTSVASAPSTGFTNVSDNLGKVENKGFELALAYTLFQNKNGFFRVNAATTYNKNIILEISEAMRTFNQKQLAAMNVRNNSFLPESSTNPTIMYYDGLAMNTIWAVPSYGIDPATGIELLKGKDGQATYIWKASDMVPSGISVPAWRGNIGFNGEYKGIGLSIICTYQAGGQLYNSTLLNKVENVDIASNFDRRVLTERWMNPGEIVQYKRNTGSTPYDMRDGTYIFTSSPWRQELTRPTQRFVQNQNEINISSISLSYDFNRKWLAPLGLERLRVFAFMNDVTKFSTIGIERGTTYPFARTMSFKLAATF
- a CDS encoding RagB/SusD family nutrient uptake outer membrane protein; translation: MKTKYLIILCSLFVIFSISSCKKWLDVSSNTEIVSEQQFSDVTGFRDAVVGVYVKMAKPDMYAMEMTWRTVEFLSQQYAVVSGAPDLNVPKYLWTTSPLPAKRESIWLATYSTIANINQVLKYQAKNRSVFAQYPITDSLIRGEMLGLRAFLHLDLMRLYGKGNLGNRPELQNALAIPYVTDFSRVPTSQRSYKETMALMKQDIEEAIRYLECDPLSRLRGTNVNYWAQEAANGFISTSSSGTANPNRKMRMNYWAAKALYARILMWEGTSESKAQALKVALEVIGQPSGNGIGIGPGAYYSWVTSSGINGPFWYSSDLSFVNEHLFTLQVEKFLAIQETSSYNYNWFYSGSPNNQYSVVFLSTARRNTVFEAGTSLIDVDWRATKGLFADGSGLTNWTIAKFYNKLETPATYSKRMPLIRISEMYYIAAECFLEPGANYDKSKALAALNKVRNQRNIPASLDLSASLSDVKIREEITKEYMKEFIAEGQLFYYYKRQGARFIPGFAEEMTDVQYQMPMPDSEVANGGVRVN
- a CDS encoding DUF4843 domain-containing protein, which produces MNKIKGILVLGLLTLISLNSCKKEEIQYFTGDNSANFWIHSLNHSLFGASSAQLPQDTVVLNLSIVGKMANYDRVVKAVADEDPVGTPEDSRLTTATPDQYKILDGIIPANKLKGEIRVVVKNDDILATKADLKLRIKMVENKDFKVGLKENYYLNLKWSRLILQPSTWSGMRFFFCATYSTQVYKIFMEVTGLKQFYYYEGLVSSAEGSVMGTNFAKRVRELSQQQGSPLLHDDGPSKGLPIIPIY
- a CDS encoding PKD-like family lipoprotein; amino-acid sequence: MRKLLNILGCLAMTTIVFISCDFKDKGLLEVSPISDILIDTTGIPATQSLDRGDELIIKPKISRAGVKEGDLSYEWRITKRPGNALADYDLIGKEEHLKAVITLAPSTDAYMLWLRVTDKSTGLISGLTWPVVVETPVNQGLVVADSDDGVNSDLSVIQDTIFTFNWYVNINATPIVRKPTLIRKNEFSRVHKRKFKGIINSLFAQRLYFEGIYRNFLHGASRTDAFRINTIDYSILAEGKQLFYDPTVVLNIDRYFVNVGKGIIMNSNKVCARETERNTDIGYAKFGIPKPGDYKANKHIAVHPTLGSNAIFYDEGLGKFLMIGSYYETNNKPQEGGVETLPFAPRNLPGYTVLGGGIGNLAEVRFVLKKEDYYGVFTLTSAGVPRRVLDISNAPDIKNAVSFVFPSDQAVIYYATASQVYSIRIPQGSAPTYTHLYSSPEPITMLEMLRRSGSRTVQYTERCLLAITYNGNEGKVTTLPIPSSGLDLGIIDLSRSAVFGGFKKISAVAVQE
- a CDS encoding TlpA disulfide reductase family protein, with the protein product MKKTILIAIMSVPGVVWAQKNNFSIEGKVANPAKEAKAYLSYRAEGQSVIDSTELKAGKFTFSGQVSAPTSVTVTLAHNGRGRREAMKSPDSYVLYVEKGLSTLTTTDSLKKSTVAGEKLGVDYAKYSQLIAKQAEGLAKLDKEWSAASDQERKDGKLAEKLRGIAKGLNEEKQLIQNKYIQNNPGSYSSLLALQDIAGSRIDVAKVEPVFNKLSEQVRNGAGGKAFAKKIATAKATSIGAMAPDFTQNDVNDKPVKLSDFKGKYVLLDFWASWCGPCRAENPNVVAAFHKFKDKNFTVLGVSLDQPGRKEDWLNAIKKDQLDWTQLSDLQGWKNAASVLYGVSGIPQNYLIGPDGKILGSNLRGDALHAKLAELLGK